The proteins below come from a single Nyctibius grandis isolate bNycGra1 unplaced genomic scaffold, bNycGra1.pri scaffold_59_arrow_ctg1, whole genome shotgun sequence genomic window:
- the COX6B1 gene encoding cytochrome c oxidase subunit 6B1 produces the protein MAEDIQAKLKRYKTAPFDSRFPNQNQTKNCWQNYLDYHRCQKAMAAKGADATPCQWYYRVYKSLCPTEWVTTWDEYREEGTFPGKI, from the exons ATGGCAGAGGACATCCAGGCCAAGCTGAAGCGCTACAAGACGGCGCCGTTCGACAGCCGCTTCCCCAACCAGAACCAGACCAAGAACTGCTGGCAGAACTACCTGG ACTACCACCGCTGCCAGAAGGCCATGGCGGCCAAGGGCGCCGATGCCACCCCCTGCCAGTGGTACTATCGCGTCTACAAGTCCCTGTGTCCCACCGAGTGG gtGACCACGTGGGACGAGTACCGCGAGGAGGGGACCTTCCCCGGCAAGATCTGA